The genomic segment TATCCGTGGCCTTGGCAACCGCCATGGCACCCTTCGAGACTTCTGCCAAGGCGCGATCGAACGACAGGCTGCGAAGATTTGGGTGACTGTAGGTATGGCTGCCGATGCTGTGCCCTTCGGCAAGCACCTTCTTGGCAATGGCCGGATGCGCCTGCGCCATCTCGCCCACCATCAAAAACGTCGCCTTGACGCCGAATTCATCCAGTGTTGCCAGAATGCTTTCCGTCTTGCCCGGCACCGGGCCGTCATCGAAACTGAGGATCACTTCCTTGTTGGCAAGCGCAATGTCCTTGACCGATGACACGTAGATATCACGCCCGGCAAGGCCACCCGGATTGCGCGGACGCATCCATGCCGCTGGCGAGAGTGCGACGGGATCATGTGCCCTGAGCGATGAGCCTGCTGGCATCGTTGCCGCAAATGATGTCTTGAGCGAGCCATCGGGCTGGGGTTTGCCAGTACAGCTGGAAAGGCACGCGGCAACACATGCAGCGACGAAGAGGTGGCGCAAAACCATTGTGATTCTCGGAAAATGGACGAATTGAACTGCCGAGAATTTCGCTGATTATGGTTAACGCGTGGTTACTGTTTGCGA from the Agrobacterium vaccinii genome contains:
- a CDS encoding polysaccharide deacetylase family protein, with protein sequence MRHLFVAACVAACLSSCTGKPQPDGSLKTSFAATMPAGSSLRAHDPVALSPAAWMRPRNPGGLAGRDIYVSSVKDIALANKEVILSFDDGPVPGKTESILATLDEFGVKATFLMVGEMAQAHPAIAKKVLAEGHSIGSHTYSHPNLRSLSFDRALAEVSKGAMAVAKATDTDASFFRFPYLADNGRLRHMVSDRGMVIMDVQIDSKDYFTDSPAVVASRTMAALRHRGSGIILMHDIHKRTATMLPALLTQLKAEGYKVVHLIYKKPAHKPLLVASLD